In a genomic window of Streptomyces katrae:
- a CDS encoding acyl-CoA dehydrogenase family protein: MSASSAPKNPFVPTDPLGLDELLSPEDLAVRDTVRTWAADRVLPHIAQWYEAGELPGIRELARELGSIGALGMSLTGYGCAGASAVQYGLACLELEAADSGIRSLVSVQGSLAMYAIWKYGSEEQKQRWLPGMAAGELIGCFGLTEPDVGSDPAAMRTHAKREGSDWILNGRKMWITNGSVASVAVVWAQTDEGIRGFAVPTDTPGFSAPEIKHKWSLRASVTSELVMDDVRLPADAVLPGVTGLKGPLGCLSHARYGIVWGSMGAARASFEAALDYARTREQFGRPIGGFQLTQAKLADMALELHKGILLAHHLGRRMDAGTLRPEQISFGKLNNVREAIDICRTARTVLGANGISLEYPVMRHATNLESVLTYEGTVEMHQLVLGKALTGLDAFR; this comes from the coding sequence TTGTCCGCGTCGTCCGCGCCGAAGAACCCGTTCGTCCCCACCGATCCGCTCGGGCTCGACGAACTCCTCAGCCCCGAGGACCTCGCCGTCCGCGACACCGTCCGTACCTGGGCCGCCGACCGGGTCCTGCCGCACATCGCCCAGTGGTACGAGGCCGGCGAACTGCCCGGCATCCGCGAACTGGCCCGCGAACTCGGCTCCATCGGCGCCCTCGGCATGTCCCTGACCGGCTACGGCTGCGCGGGCGCGAGCGCCGTCCAGTACGGCCTCGCCTGCCTGGAGCTGGAGGCCGCCGACTCCGGGATCCGCTCCCTGGTCTCCGTCCAGGGCTCCCTCGCCATGTACGCGATCTGGAAGTACGGCTCCGAGGAGCAGAAGCAGCGCTGGCTGCCGGGGATGGCGGCCGGCGAGCTGATCGGCTGCTTCGGGCTGACCGAGCCCGACGTCGGCTCCGACCCCGCCGCGATGCGCACCCACGCCAAGCGGGAGGGCTCCGACTGGATCCTCAACGGGCGCAAGATGTGGATCACCAACGGCTCGGTGGCCTCCGTGGCCGTCGTCTGGGCGCAGACGGACGAGGGGATCCGCGGCTTCGCCGTCCCCACCGACACGCCGGGCTTCTCCGCCCCGGAGATCAAGCACAAGTGGTCGCTGCGCGCCTCGGTGACGAGCGAGCTGGTGATGGACGACGTACGGCTGCCCGCCGACGCGGTGCTGCCCGGGGTCACCGGGCTCAAGGGGCCGCTGGGCTGCCTCAGCCACGCGCGGTACGGGATCGTCTGGGGGTCCATGGGCGCGGCACGCGCCAGTTTCGAGGCCGCGCTCGACTACGCGCGGACGCGGGAGCAGTTCGGCCGGCCGATCGGCGGCTTCCAGCTCACCCAGGCCAAGCTGGCCGACATGGCGCTGGAACTCCACAAGGGCATCCTGCTCGCCCACCACCTGGGCCGGCGCATGGACGCGGGGACCCTGCGGCCGGAGCAGATCAGCTTCGGCAAGCTCAACAACGTCCGCGAGGCCATCGACATCTGCCGCACCGCGCGGACCGTGCTCGGGGCCAACGGGATCTCCCTGGAGTACCCCGTCATGCGGCACGCCACCAATCTGGAGTCGGTGCTCACCTACGAGGGCACCGTGGAGATGCACCAGCTGGTGCTGGGCAAGGCGCTCACCGGGCTCGACGCCTTCCGGTAA
- a CDS encoding cell division protein SepF, with product MGSVRKASAWLGLVEDNDDERYYDDDYAEAVDGRQGSVAGPGDQWVTDPRVRVASESAVERGRRIATVTPDGFRDARGIGELFREGVPVIVNLSSMDPTDAKRVVDFAAGLTFGLRGSIERVATRVFLLTPADTQIVSGEAGGRSRDFFNQS from the coding sequence ATGGGTTCGGTACGCAAGGCGAGCGCCTGGTTGGGTCTCGTGGAGGACAACGACGACGAGCGGTACTACGACGACGACTACGCGGAGGCGGTGGACGGCCGGCAGGGCTCGGTCGCCGGGCCCGGCGACCAGTGGGTCACCGACCCGCGGGTGCGCGTGGCCTCGGAGTCCGCGGTCGAGCGGGGCCGGCGGATCGCGACGGTGACCCCGGACGGGTTCCGCGACGCGCGCGGCATCGGCGAGCTCTTCCGCGAGGGCGTCCCGGTGATCGTGAACCTGTCCTCCATGGACCCGACCGACGCCAAGCGCGTGGTCGACTTCGCGGCGGGCCTGACCTTCGGGCTGCGCGGCTCCATCGAGCGGGTGGCGACCAGGGTCTTCCTCCTGACCCCGGCCGACACCCAGATCGTCAGCGGTGAGGCGGGCGGCCGCTCCCGCGACTTCTTCAACCAGAGCTGA
- a CDS encoding DUF5685 family protein, with translation MFGIVRPCTHRLGDRFKTEWMAHLCGLCLALRGDHGQFARIVTNYDGLLVSVLTEAQSGPLPGARRTAGPCPLRGMRTAPVANGEGARLAAAVSLVLASAKVRDHVADRDGLLARAPMAAAARRVARGWDRAGARTGAALGFDTAVLVDAVDRQGGIESLAGPGTPVLVVTEPTETATAAAFAHTAVLAGRPGNAAPLAEAGRYFGRLAHLLDAVEDQAADAAAGAWNPLTATGTSRTEARRLCDDALHGIKLALREAEFADAGLAHRLLVHELRTSVDRAFGTTSCGHGHAPADSAGQGYGLPPQGYPPQGYDPNAQGGYGQGGGPYGQGAGPYGQNPYGGGAPQYAPGGPGMPPPMGPGGPGGGGGHGGGGLPPQKPRRGLLHGCAVAIGLFCTCQICCTDYEGPWSRKKRDAWCDDCDCDCCNGDGCECCNCADCCCNGCDCDCG, from the coding sequence TTGTTCGGCATCGTCAGACCTTGTACGCACCGGCTCGGCGACCGCTTCAAGACGGAGTGGATGGCCCATCTCTGCGGTCTGTGCCTGGCACTTCGGGGTGACCACGGCCAGTTCGCCCGGATCGTCACGAACTACGACGGGCTGCTGGTCTCCGTTCTGACGGAAGCTCAGTCGGGTCCGCTGCCCGGCGCGCGGCGCACCGCGGGCCCCTGCCCGCTGCGCGGCATGCGCACCGCCCCGGTCGCCAACGGCGAGGGCGCCCGGCTCGCGGCCGCCGTGTCGCTGGTGCTCGCCTCCGCGAAGGTGCGCGACCACGTGGCCGACCGGGACGGCCTGTTGGCCCGCGCCCCGATGGCCGCCGCCGCGCGCCGGGTGGCCCGGGGCTGGGACCGGGCCGGTGCCCGGACCGGGGCAGCGCTCGGCTTCGACACGGCCGTGCTGGTCGACGCCGTGGACCGGCAGGGCGGCATCGAGAGCCTGGCCGGCCCGGGCACGCCCGTGCTGGTGGTCACCGAGCCGACGGAGACCGCGACCGCGGCCGCCTTCGCTCATACCGCGGTCCTGGCGGGACGGCCAGGCAACGCCGCGCCGCTGGCCGAGGCCGGGCGTTACTTCGGGCGGCTCGCCCACCTGCTGGACGCCGTCGAGGACCAGGCCGCCGACGCCGCCGCGGGCGCCTGGAACCCGCTCACCGCGACCGGGACCTCCCGCACCGAGGCCCGCCGGCTGTGCGACGACGCGCTGCACGGCATCAAGCTGGCGCTGCGCGAGGCGGAGTTCGCCGACGCGGGGCTCGCGCACCGGCTGCTGGTGCACGAGCTGCGCACCTCGGTGGACCGGGCCTTCGGCACCACCTCCTGCGGGCACGGCCACGCCCCCGCGGACTCGGCCGGGCAGGGCTACGGCCTGCCCCCGCAGGGCTACCCGCCGCAGGGCTACGACCCGAACGCCCAGGGCGGGTACGGGCAGGGCGGCGGCCCCTACGGCCAGGGCGCCGGGCCGTACGGCCAGAACCCCTACGGCGGCGGCGCGCCGCAGTACGCCCCCGGCGGTCCGGGCATGCCGCCCCCGATGGGCCCGGGCGGTCCCGGCGGCGGTGGCGGCCACGGCGGCGGCGGGCTGCCCCCGCAGAAACCGCGCCGGGGCCTGCTGCACGGCTGCGCGGTGGCCATCGGGCTGTTCTGCACCTGCCAGATCTGCTGCACCGACTACGAGGGCCCCTGGTCCCGCAAGAAGCGCGACGCCTGGTGCGACGACTGCGACTGCGACTGCTGCAACGGCGACGGCTGCGAGTGCTGCAACTGTGCCGACTGCTGCTGCAACGGCTGCGACTGCGACTGCGGCTGA
- a CDS encoding S1 family peptidase yields the protein MRTNSTARLRLLAVATGLAAVAAIAAPTAASADPADTGFSAARLAAAGASVLRADVAGTAWHTDPATGTLVVTADSTVTQADLARIRREAGPDAAALRIERTPGKIRKLLSGGDAIYATSWRCSLGFNVRSGSNYYVLTAGHCTDGAGSWWTSTSHTTTIGTTVGSSFPTNDYGLIKYASNSPVPPGTVGSQDITSAADATNGMSVTRRGSTTGIHSGSVTGLNATVNYGNGDIVYGMIKTNVCAEPGDSGGPLYSGSRAVGLTSGGSGNCSSGGTTFFQPVTEALSAYGVSVY from the coding sequence GTGAGGACCAACAGCACCGCCCGACTCCGGCTGCTCGCCGTGGCCACCGGTCTCGCCGCCGTCGCCGCGATCGCCGCCCCCACCGCCGCCAGCGCCGACCCCGCCGACACCGGCTTCAGCGCCGCCCGGCTCGCCGCCGCCGGAGCCTCCGTGCTGCGCGCCGACGTCGCCGGCACCGCCTGGCACACCGACCCCGCCACCGGGACCCTCGTGGTCACCGCCGACTCCACCGTCACCCAGGCCGACCTGGCCAGAATCCGCCGCGAGGCCGGACCCGACGCCGCCGCCCTGCGCATCGAACGCACCCCCGGCAAGATCAGGAAGCTGCTCTCCGGCGGCGACGCCATCTACGCCACCAGCTGGCGCTGCTCGCTCGGCTTCAACGTCCGCAGCGGCAGCAACTACTACGTCCTGACGGCCGGTCACTGCACCGACGGCGCGGGCAGCTGGTGGACCAGCACCTCCCACACCACCACCATCGGCACCACCGTGGGCTCCAGCTTCCCCACCAACGACTACGGCCTCATCAAGTACGCCAGCAACTCCCCGGTCCCGCCCGGCACCGTCGGCAGCCAGGACATCACCTCCGCCGCCGACGCCACCAACGGCATGTCCGTCACCCGCCGCGGCTCCACCACCGGCATCCACAGCGGCTCCGTCACCGGCCTCAACGCCACCGTGAACTACGGCAACGGCGACATCGTCTACGGCATGATCAAGACCAACGTCTGCGCCGAACCCGGCGACAGCGGCGGCCCCCTGTACTCCGGCAGCCGCGCCGTCGGCCTCACCTCCGGCGGCAGCGGCAACTGCAGCTCCGGCGGCACCACCTTCTTCCAGCCCGTCACCGAGGCCCTGAGCGCCTACGGCGTCAGCGTCTACTGA
- the fxsT gene encoding FxSxx-COOH system tetratricopeptide repeat protein, giving the protein MTASRDSRDGRIVTFYSYKGGTGRTMALANTAWILASNGKRVLAVDWDLEAPGLHRFFHPFLDPSTLGATTGVIDLISEYAWAATSPVQRPADWHKDYARIEPHAVSLSPENLGWDFPDGGTLDFVSAGRQNREYSATVSTFDWDNFYDRLGGGLFFDALRADMKRNYDYVLIDSRTGLSDIADICTVHLPDVLVDCFTLSDQSIDGAASVARQIDERFNDRGIRIYPVPMRIDEGEKEKADAGRALARIKFDRFPGGLVGDELTAYWGAVEIPYRPYYAYEETLATFGDEAGLTNSLLSAFERLTAVVTEGEVTSMPVIAEEVRLRIRDAFTRRRPALPADLFLSYVAENRMWADWIESVLTRAGFRVVPKDVSAERPPAPEGGGSGGTLGGGTGISLDTAGRTVVLLSSAYLKSARAVDVWNRAAAEDPTGGRRHLVPLRVGDVRLATPYIDRNPVDLFRLDEVHATAALLRAVERPAALADTVAGASQPGPRFPGTVPKIWNAPPRNPGFTGRSIVLERMRDQLGGGMAVVLPQPQTLYGLGGVGKTQVALEYVHRFMADYDLVWWISSEQTDDVVAALAELAVRLGAQTGEDMAAASQEAIDLLRRGVPTSRWLLVFDNADDPETLKRFFPPGGPGHVLVTSRNQSWSQYGDALPVDVFLREESVEHLQRRAPGLTKEDAEQVADAVGDLPLAVEQAGAWIAETATPVSAYLEQLAEQTARVLGLNQPAGYPQPVAATWNVSIERLQSRSPAAVRLLQLCAFFAPEPISANLLYSKEMIDALKPYDASLQEKLVLGRVIREIGRFAMAKVDQVGNSIQVHRLVQAVIRAQLSEEEQREARHAVHRILAGARPDDDEPIDNPATWPKFNTIWPHLSPSEARFCKEPETRRLLIDRVRYLWKRGDFKAAYTLGEELREAWREMLGSDDLQYLYLRFHLSNILRSQGRFVEAKELDEVTLERQRAALGPSHPHTYMTTSGLAMDLGALGRYGEAMELATAAHEGFGQIFHEAHPRTLAAANNLALNLRMVGQYARAREIDQEVFDRRTEVLGPDHPYTLSSAQNLARDLREVGRYEDSVQLLGRTYDIYKRTLGRAFPGTLSAAKNLAVSLRRAGELEDALRLTTATRNRYRAKYTSVNPDLLACELNLASDLFATGDPGAARDLAQEVVDEYMKVPGEKHPYTLAALNNLAVFHWGAGAAETAEPLLRQTILSMREVLGDDHPHTIFAHLNLANARADLGDPEGALELERGAVARLRAALGAHHPETLALSSNMAVSLDMTGRKEEAARVRAEAVSELARLLGEDHGLTRYARDERRVHRDLEPLAV; this is encoded by the coding sequence ATGACAGCCAGTCGTGACAGCCGAGACGGACGCATCGTCACCTTCTACTCGTACAAGGGCGGGACCGGCCGCACGATGGCGCTGGCCAACACCGCCTGGATCCTCGCCTCCAACGGCAAGCGGGTGCTCGCCGTGGACTGGGACCTGGAGGCCCCCGGCCTGCACCGCTTCTTCCACCCCTTCCTGGACCCCTCCACGCTCGGGGCCACCACCGGGGTCATCGACCTGATCAGCGAGTACGCGTGGGCCGCCACCAGCCCGGTGCAGCGGCCCGCCGACTGGCACAAGGACTACGCCCGGATAGAACCGCACGCCGTCTCGCTCAGCCCGGAGAACCTGGGCTGGGACTTCCCCGACGGCGGCACCCTCGACTTCGTGTCGGCGGGCCGGCAGAACCGCGAGTACTCGGCGACCGTCTCCACCTTCGACTGGGACAACTTCTACGACCGGCTCGGCGGCGGCCTCTTCTTCGACGCCCTGCGGGCCGACATGAAGCGCAACTACGACTACGTCCTGATCGACAGCCGCACCGGCCTGTCCGACATCGCCGACATCTGCACCGTCCACCTCCCCGACGTCCTGGTCGACTGCTTCACCCTCTCCGACCAGTCCATCGACGGCGCCGCCTCCGTCGCCCGGCAGATCGACGAGCGGTTCAACGACCGCGGGATCAGGATCTACCCCGTGCCGATGCGCATCGACGAGGGCGAGAAGGAGAAGGCCGACGCGGGCCGGGCCCTGGCCCGGATCAAGTTCGACCGGTTCCCCGGCGGGCTCGTGGGGGACGAGCTGACCGCCTACTGGGGCGCGGTGGAGATCCCCTACCGCCCGTACTACGCCTACGAGGAGACCCTGGCCACCTTCGGCGACGAGGCGGGGCTCACCAACTCGCTGCTCTCCGCCTTCGAGCGGCTGACGGCGGTGGTGACCGAGGGCGAGGTCACCTCCATGCCGGTGATCGCCGAGGAGGTCCGGCTGCGGATCCGGGACGCCTTCACCCGGCGCCGTCCGGCCCTGCCCGCCGACCTGTTCCTCTCCTACGTCGCCGAGAACCGGATGTGGGCCGACTGGATCGAGTCGGTGCTCACCCGGGCCGGCTTCCGGGTCGTGCCCAAGGACGTCTCCGCCGAGCGCCCGCCGGCCCCCGAGGGGGGCGGCAGCGGCGGCACCCTGGGCGGCGGGACGGGCATCAGCCTCGACACCGCCGGCCGCACGGTGGTGCTGCTCTCCAGCGCCTACCTCAAGTCGGCCCGGGCCGTGGACGTGTGGAACCGGGCCGCCGCCGAGGACCCCACCGGGGGCCGGCGCCACCTGGTGCCGCTGCGCGTGGGCGACGTGCGCCTGGCCACGCCCTACATCGACCGCAACCCGGTGGACCTGTTCCGCCTCGACGAGGTGCACGCCACCGCCGCCCTGCTGCGCGCGGTGGAGCGGCCGGCGGCCCTCGCCGACACCGTCGCCGGCGCCTCCCAGCCCGGCCCCCGCTTCCCGGGGACCGTCCCCAAGATCTGGAACGCACCGCCCCGCAACCCCGGGTTCACCGGCCGCAGCATCGTGCTGGAGCGGATGCGCGACCAGCTGGGCGGCGGCATGGCCGTGGTGCTGCCGCAGCCGCAGACCCTGTACGGGCTCGGCGGCGTCGGCAAGACGCAGGTGGCCCTGGAGTACGTGCACCGGTTCATGGCCGACTACGACCTGGTGTGGTGGATCTCCTCGGAGCAGACCGACGACGTGGTCGCGGCCCTCGCCGAACTCGCCGTACGCCTGGGCGCGCAGACCGGCGAGGACATGGCGGCCGCCTCCCAGGAGGCCATCGACCTGCTGCGCCGGGGCGTGCCGACCTCGCGCTGGCTGCTGGTCTTCGACAACGCCGACGACCCCGAGACGCTCAAGCGGTTCTTCCCGCCGGGCGGTCCGGGGCACGTGCTGGTGACCTCCCGCAACCAGTCCTGGTCCCAGTACGGGGACGCGCTGCCGGTGGACGTGTTCCTGCGCGAGGAGTCCGTCGAGCACCTCCAGCGGCGGGCGCCCGGACTCACCAAGGAGGACGCCGAGCAGGTGGCCGACGCGGTGGGCGACCTGCCGCTGGCCGTCGAGCAGGCCGGGGCCTGGATCGCGGAGACGGCCACCCCGGTCTCCGCGTACCTGGAGCAGCTGGCCGAGCAGACCGCACGGGTGCTGGGCCTGAACCAGCCGGCCGGGTACCCGCAGCCGGTGGCCGCGACCTGGAACGTGTCCATAGAGCGGCTCCAGTCCCGCTCCCCCGCCGCCGTGCGCCTGCTCCAGCTGTGCGCCTTCTTCGCGCCCGAGCCGATCTCCGCGAACCTGCTCTACAGCAAGGAGATGATCGACGCGCTCAAGCCGTACGACGCCTCCCTCCAGGAGAAGCTGGTGCTGGGCCGGGTGATCCGGGAGATCGGCCGGTTCGCGATGGCCAAGGTCGACCAGGTCGGCAACAGCATCCAGGTGCACCGGCTGGTCCAGGCCGTGATCCGGGCGCAGCTGTCGGAGGAGGAGCAGCGCGAGGCCCGGCACGCGGTGCACCGGATCCTGGCGGGGGCGCGCCCGGACGACGACGAGCCGATAGACAACCCGGCGACCTGGCCGAAGTTCAACACGATCTGGCCGCACCTGAGCCCGTCGGAGGCGAGGTTCTGCAAGGAGCCGGAGACCCGCCGGCTGCTGATCGACCGGGTCCGCTACCTGTGGAAGCGCGGTGACTTCAAGGCCGCGTACACCCTGGGCGAGGAGCTGCGCGAGGCGTGGCGGGAGATGCTCGGCAGCGACGACCTCCAGTACCTGTACCTGCGCTTCCATCTGTCGAACATCCTGCGCTCGCAGGGCCGGTTCGTGGAGGCCAAGGAGCTGGACGAGGTGACGCTGGAGCGGCAGCGGGCGGCGCTGGGCCCCTCGCACCCGCACACGTACATGACCACCAGCGGGCTGGCGATGGACCTGGGTGCGCTCGGCCGGTACGGCGAGGCGATGGAGCTGGCGACGGCGGCGCACGAGGGCTTCGGGCAGATCTTCCACGAGGCGCACCCGCGCACCCTGGCCGCGGCGAACAACCTGGCGCTGAACCTGCGCATGGTGGGGCAGTACGCCCGGGCCAGGGAGATCGACCAGGAGGTCTTCGACCGGCGCACGGAGGTGCTCGGCCCGGACCACCCGTACACCCTGTCCTCGGCGCAGAACCTGGCCCGGGACCTGCGCGAGGTGGGCCGGTACGAGGATTCGGTGCAGCTGCTGGGGCGGACGTACGACATCTACAAGCGGACGCTGGGCCGGGCCTTCCCGGGCACCCTGTCGGCGGCGAAGAACCTGGCGGTGTCGCTGCGGCGGGCCGGGGAGCTGGAGGACGCGCTGCGGCTGACGACGGCGACCCGCAACCGGTACCGGGCCAAGTACACCTCGGTCAACCCCGACCTGCTGGCCTGCGAACTGAACCTGGCCTCGGACTTGTTCGCGACCGGTGATCCGGGCGCGGCACGGGACCTGGCGCAGGAGGTGGTGGACGAGTACATGAAGGTGCCGGGCGAGAAGCACCCGTACACCCTGGCCGCGCTGAACAACCTGGCGGTCTTCCACTGGGGGGCGGGCGCGGCGGAGACGGCGGAGCCGCTGCTGCGGCAGACGATCCTCAGCATGCGCGAGGTGCTGGGCGACGACCACCCGCACACCATCTTCGCGCACCTGAACCTGGCCAACGCCCGGGCGGACCTCGGTGATCCGGAGGGCGCCCTGGAGCTGGAGCGGGGGGCGGTGGCGCGGCTGCGGGCGGCGCTCGGGGCGCACCACCCGGAGACCCTGGCGCTCTCGTCGAACATGGCGGTGAGCCTGGACATGACGGGCCGCAAGGAGGAGGCGGCACGGGTGCGGGCGGAGGCGGTGTCCGAGCTGGCGCGGCTGCTCGGGGAGGACCACGGTCTGACCCGGTACGCGCGTGACGAGCGGCGGGTCCACCGGGACCTGGAGCCGCTGGCGGTGTGA
- a CDS encoding DUF1684 domain-containing protein: MSDDEATTAWRRWHEQRVATVSAPYGPLSLTGTYWISESVPEDLEGRIPAVPGRWRATVDGVVVSACSEDGLELDGTPLDGEALLAADEGRPADCRLTAGVVRLVVIRRAGEWAVRTYDPGSAARRAFQGIEATPYDPAFALPGRFRPYGEERTVQVENADGRARGLGLGGELLFERAGDRHRLQVAVDGDDGSLWAVFADATSGDSSYRFRFLRPGTPDPDGGVVVDLNRALLPPCAFADHFVCPFPPPGNTLPFAVAAGERRLKGALAAGN, translated from the coding sequence ATGAGTGACGACGAAGCGACCACGGCCTGGCGGCGGTGGCACGAGCAGCGCGTGGCCACCGTCTCCGCCCCCTACGGACCCCTTTCGCTGACCGGCACCTACTGGATCTCCGAGTCGGTGCCGGAGGACCTGGAAGGTCGAATTCCGGCCGTTCCGGGGCGCTGGCGCGCCACCGTCGACGGCGTGGTGGTGAGCGCCTGCTCCGAGGACGGCCTGGAGCTCGACGGCACACCCCTCGACGGGGAGGCCCTGCTGGCCGCCGACGAGGGGCGGCCGGCGGACTGCCGCCTGACCGCGGGCGTCGTCCGCCTGGTGGTGATCCGGCGCGCGGGGGAGTGGGCGGTGCGCACCTACGACCCCGGCTCCGCCGCCCGGCGCGCCTTCCAGGGCATCGAGGCCACCCCCTACGACCCGGCGTTCGCCCTGCCGGGCCGGTTCCGCCCCTACGGCGAGGAGCGGACCGTCCAGGTCGAGAACGCCGACGGGCGCGCCCGCGGGCTCGGCCTCGGCGGCGAGCTGCTGTTCGAGCGCGCGGGCGACCGGCACCGCCTCCAGGTGGCCGTCGACGGGGACGACGGCAGTCTCTGGGCCGTCTTCGCCGACGCCACCAGCGGGGACTCCAGCTACCGGTTCCGCTTCCTGCGGCCCGGCACCCCGGATCCGGACGGGGGCGTCGTCGTCGACCTCAACCGCGCCCTGCTGCCGCCCTGTGCCTTCGCCGACCACTTCGTCTGCCCGTTCCCGCCCCCCGGGAACACCCTGCCCTTCGCGGTCGCCGCAGGCGAGCGACGGCTGAAAGGAGCCCTTGCCGCCGGTAACTGA
- a CDS encoding DUF4231 domain-containing protein, whose translation MTFRGEDLPVLFHHTDQAAVSRQRESVQATRAQLVLLVVAAGAAALPPGPAAGGLHLCAALSALAYAGVLAVGVRATRRRARPQWQLNRSAAEFIKSLAWRYAVHGAPFGSEVAGVEGVYRARLEKGLDELRKMGWRDPRAEGLVPEGAEITGAMQRLRGLEYQVRRETYVRDRLIEQRTWYQRRAEGSRRATALWSWTIVLLTCLGLVFALSGAFGSGPGATAAAGVTSAAAAAAIAWNEVRRHHPLIEAHTLIEQDLSAMMVVMQTTITESQWPSAVYETERYVSPQHTDWLARHSS comes from the coding sequence ATGACCTTCCGGGGCGAGGACCTGCCGGTCCTCTTCCACCACACCGATCAGGCGGCGGTCTCCCGGCAGCGGGAGTCCGTCCAGGCCACGCGGGCGCAGCTGGTGCTGCTGGTCGTGGCCGCGGGGGCGGCGGCCCTTCCGCCGGGGCCCGCGGCGGGCGGGCTGCACCTGTGCGCGGCGCTGAGCGCGCTGGCGTACGCGGGGGTGCTGGCCGTGGGCGTACGGGCGACGCGGCGGCGGGCCCGCCCGCAGTGGCAGCTCAACCGGAGCGCGGCCGAGTTCATCAAGTCGCTGGCGTGGCGGTACGCCGTGCACGGGGCGCCGTTCGGCAGCGAGGTCGCCGGGGTGGAGGGGGTGTACCGGGCGCGGCTGGAGAAGGGGCTGGACGAGCTGCGCAAGATGGGCTGGCGGGATCCGCGGGCGGAGGGTCTGGTGCCGGAGGGAGCGGAGATCACGGGCGCGATGCAGCGGCTGCGGGGGCTGGAGTACCAGGTGCGCCGGGAGACGTACGTCCGGGACCGGCTGATCGAGCAGCGGACCTGGTACCAGCGCAGGGCGGAGGGCTCGCGGCGGGCGACCGCGCTGTGGTCGTGGACGATCGTGCTGCTGACCTGTCTGGGGCTGGTGTTCGCGCTGTCCGGGGCGTTCGGTTCGGGTCCGGGGGCAACGGCTGCGGCGGGGGTGACGAGCGCGGCCGCGGCGGCGGCGATCGCCTGGAACGAGGTGCGCCGCCACCATCCGCTGATCGAGGCGCACACGCTGATCGAGCAGGACCTGTCGGCGATGATGGTCGTGATGCAGACGACGATCACGGAGTCGCAGTGGCCGTCGGCGGTGTACGAGACGGAGCGGTACGTGTCGCCGCAGCACACCGACTGGCTTGCCCGGCACAGCAGTTGA